From the genome of bacterium:
ACTTAAACCTTGCCAATAACTCTCCTCACCTACAAGAATACCCTTATACCGTCCTTGAAATAAATGTCCTCTTCTATCGTGCCTCCGATTGTAATAGACACTATATGCTGTTTGCAACCATTGTATTGCCTTAGAAAGATTTGCCTCCTTTGTTCGCACAAGTAAATGATAATGATTCGACATTAGCACAAAAGCAAATATCTCTAATCCATATTTATCCACACTCTTCTCAAGATAGTCTAAAAATCGATGATAGTCATCTTCAATACGAAATATCTCCTGTTGAGCCACCCCTCTGGACATTACATGATATATTGCACCTTGATATTGTATTCTCCATGATCTTGCCATAATAACTTTTATAATAACATAATCTTTTCTATTTTGTCAAGTTAATTCTGCTTTCGAGGTCTGACCCCAATTCTACCCTGACCCCAATTCTACCCCCCCTTTCCCTGCTTTCCCA
Proteins encoded in this window:
- a CDS encoding transposase is translated as MARSWRIQYQGAIYHVMSRGVAQQEIFRIEDDYHRFLDYLEKSVDKYGLEIFAFVLMSNHYHLLVRTKEANLSKAIQWLQTAYSVYYNRRHDRRGHLFQGRYKGILVGEESYWQGLSFYIHLNPIRARMVEKLERYRWSSYNDYIRMKKIHKWVSSEEVLRGLGRSEEEARIKY